In Phormidium yuhuli AB48, one genomic interval encodes:
- a CDS encoding mercuric reductase, which produces MPNSPFHPFSISPMDEYNRELLQQIHPPDWVNPQPANCYDLVVIGGGTAGLVVAVGAAGLDIGLKVALVERNLMGGDCLNTGCVPSKSLIRSSRVVGEMWNASNYGIASPESIDVDFSAVMERLRKIRAGMSHHDSVHRVAKVGVDIFLGQGSFIGNQAIQVDEVTLNYKKAVIATGARAVHPQTPGLADAGYLTNETVFNLTERPKRLAVIGGGPIGCELAQAFRRLGSQVTLIHRHGHILHREDADAAEIVQQRFIQEGIELVLGGEPERVEKTAAGNVLTLHHQGQSKQVLVDEILIGAGRTPNLDGLNLEAAGVAYHRRGVKVNEYLQTTNPNIYAAGDICMDWKFTHGADAAARIVIQNALFAPFGLGRPKLSSLVMPWVTYTEPEVAHVGLYEREANEKGIETKTIKIEFKDVDRAIADGETEGFLKVLHEKSSDKILGATMVSRHAGESISEITTAMVGGLGLKTLARVIHPYPTQAECIRKAADVYKRTQLTPTSKKLLKLLHRFT; this is translated from the coding sequence ATGCCCAACTCTCCCTTTCACCCCTTCAGCATCTCCCCCATGGATGAGTACAACCGTGAACTCCTCCAACAAATCCATCCTCCCGATTGGGTGAATCCGCAACCGGCTAATTGCTATGACTTGGTGGTGATTGGTGGGGGAACAGCCGGGTTAGTGGTTGCTGTTGGGGCCGCTGGACTCGATATTGGTCTTAAAGTGGCCCTCGTTGAACGGAATTTGATGGGGGGCGATTGCCTCAATACTGGCTGTGTTCCCTCCAAAAGCTTGATTCGCTCCTCCCGTGTCGTTGGGGAGATGTGGAATGCCTCCAACTATGGGATTGCTTCACCAGAGAGTATTGACGTGGATTTCTCAGCCGTGATGGAACGGTTACGGAAGATTCGGGCCGGGATGAGTCATCATGATTCAGTTCATCGCGTTGCTAAGGTGGGGGTCGATATCTTCCTGGGACAGGGTAGTTTCATTGGGAATCAGGCCATTCAAGTGGATGAGGTTACCCTCAACTATAAAAAGGCGGTAATTGCCACAGGAGCTAGGGCTGTTCATCCCCAAACGCCAGGATTAGCCGACGCAGGCTATCTCACCAATGAGACGGTGTTTAACCTCACTGAACGCCCCAAGCGCCTGGCCGTCATTGGTGGAGGTCCGATTGGCTGTGAATTGGCTCAGGCGTTTCGTCGTCTGGGGTCCCAGGTGACGCTGATTCATCGTCATGGCCATATTTTGCATCGGGAAGATGCGGATGCGGCGGAGATTGTGCAACAGCGGTTTATTCAGGAGGGAATTGAGTTAGTTCTCGGCGGTGAACCGGAGCGAGTGGAGAAGACCGCAGCGGGAAACGTTCTGACTCTTCATCACCAGGGACAGTCAAAACAGGTGCTGGTGGATGAGATCCTCATTGGGGCCGGGCGAACACCGAATCTGGACGGTTTGAATTTAGAGGCGGCGGGTGTGGCCTACCATCGTCGAGGGGTGAAGGTGAATGAGTATTTGCAAACTACGAACCCCAACATTTATGCGGCGGGGGATATCTGTATGGATTGGAAATTTACCCATGGGGCGGATGCAGCGGCCCGGATTGTGATTCAGAATGCCCTGTTTGCTCCCTTTGGCTTGGGCCGACCGAAGTTGAGCAGTTTGGTCATGCCCTGGGTCACTTACACTGAGCCAGAAGTGGCCCATGTGGGACTCTATGAGAGAGAGGCCAACGAGAAAGGTATTGAGACCAAAACGATTAAGATAGAGTTTAAGGATGTAGACCGGGCGATCGCTGATGGGGAGACGGAGGGGTTTCTCAAGGTTCTCCATGAGAAGAGCTCGGACAAAATCCTCGGGGCTACGATGGTCTCCCGTCATGCGGGAGAGTCGATTAGTGAAATCACAACGGCGATGGTTGGCGGTCTGGGGTTAAAAACCTTGGCCAGGGTGATTCACCCCTATCCCACCCAAGCTGAATGTATCCGCAAGGCGGCGGATGTCTATAAACGAACCCAGTTAACCCCGACCAGCAAAAAACTGTTGAAACTTTTGCATCGTTTCACGTAA
- a CDS encoding TVP38/TMEM64 family protein, with product MFSINLPLLSWFVLRAAPPLLAQDSPVGFNPQLWLQQALQSIQDLGPLGILAFILLYLIATVAFLPGSILTLGGGVVFGVIFGSIYVFIGAVLGSTLAFLIGRYLARDWVADKIARNPKFAAIDEAVGQEGFKIVFLTRLSPVFPFNLLNYAYGVTNVSLKDYVLGGLGMIPGTIMYVYIGSLAGSLATLGTGPATADPQAQLWQRILQIIGLIATVAVTLYVTRIARNALAERVGEQVIKGE from the coding sequence ATGTTTTCCATTAACCTCCCGCTTCTATCTTGGTTTGTACTCCGGGCCGCCCCCCCCCTTCTCGCCCAAGACTCCCCCGTTGGCTTCAACCCCCAACTCTGGCTACAACAAGCCCTACAAAGCATCCAAGACTTAGGACCCCTCGGCATCCTCGCCTTTATTTTGCTCTATCTCATTGCCACAGTCGCCTTCCTCCCGGGTTCTATCCTCACCCTAGGCGGTGGCGTGGTGTTTGGGGTTATTTTCGGGTCTATCTATGTCTTCATCGGAGCCGTTCTCGGGTCAACCTTAGCCTTTCTCATCGGCCGCTACCTGGCTCGGGACTGGGTAGCCGACAAAATTGCCCGTAACCCCAAATTTGCCGCGATTGATGAGGCCGTCGGACAAGAAGGTTTTAAAATCGTCTTCCTCACCCGACTCTCCCCCGTCTTTCCCTTCAACCTTCTCAACTACGCCTATGGTGTCACCAATGTCTCCCTCAAAGACTATGTTCTTGGAGGTCTGGGGATGATTCCCGGAACCATTATGTATGTCTACATCGGCTCTCTCGCCGGAAGTTTGGCCACCCTGGGAACCGGGCCCGCCACCGCAGATCCCCAAGCACAACTCTGGCAACGCATTTTACAAATTATCGGCTTAATTGCCACGGTAGCCGTCACCCTGTACGTCACTCGCATCGCCCGCAACGCTCTAGCCGAACGTGTGGGAGAACAAGTGATTAAGGGTGAATAA
- a CDS encoding DNA double-strand break repair nuclease NurA produces the protein MLDLNQVTKLLPGIGEHLREEAVAAQKRLELAQGLFETAAQRQEELVAAQEQWRDRIWFSAATPVEPLQSQILLQRPPSVHTVIATDGSQIAPNQHEIAYCYLLNIGRVVLHYGQNRAPVLDSVPEVFYRPEDLYASRQWGIRTEEWMGYRRAVSEAQELALLGVELRRQYPELPLLAMVDGSLIYWFLDSLPDEARDRILNPILDAWERLRGVGVPLMGYLSASRSREALSFLRLEACAFEQPNCLSYCPYIAPTEGDVLGKRAPCQVMEPLRDTSFWGGLLQPGERSCLWKSSLPVLGLYPNEQTVYFCYVHVGTEIARVDVPAWVAEDSDQLEAALSLMLGQVYKGYGYPVSLAEAHNQAVVRGGDRQRFFALLERQMIEAGLTNVGTSYKEARKRRSIA, from the coding sequence ATGCTCGATCTCAACCAAGTTACAAAACTCCTACCTGGTATTGGCGAACATCTACGGGAGGAAGCTGTCGCGGCTCAGAAACGGCTCGAATTGGCTCAGGGGTTGTTTGAGACGGCCGCTCAGCGTCAAGAGGAGTTAGTCGCGGCTCAAGAACAATGGCGCGATCGCATCTGGTTTTCGGCAGCTACCCCGGTTGAACCCCTCCAGAGTCAAATCCTCCTGCAACGGCCCCCTTCAGTCCATACTGTCATTGCCACAGATGGCTCGCAAATTGCCCCCAATCAGCATGAAATTGCCTATTGCTATCTCCTCAATATTGGGCGAGTGGTCTTGCATTATGGTCAGAATCGCGCCCCGGTTCTCGATAGTGTGCCGGAGGTGTTTTACCGCCCGGAAGATTTATATGCTTCGCGTCAGTGGGGGATTCGTACGGAGGAATGGATGGGCTATCGGCGGGCTGTCTCGGAGGCCCAGGAGTTGGCCCTGTTGGGGGTAGAGTTGCGCCGCCAGTATCCGGAGTTGCCGCTGTTGGCTATGGTGGATGGTTCTTTAATTTACTGGTTCCTCGATAGTCTGCCTGATGAGGCCCGCGATCGCATCCTCAACCCCATCCTGGATGCTTGGGAACGGTTGCGGGGGGTGGGAGTGCCTCTGATGGGCTATCTCAGTGCTTCCCGTAGCCGTGAAGCTCTGAGTTTTTTACGGTTGGAGGCCTGTGCCTTTGAGCAACCCAATTGTTTGAGTTATTGTCCCTATATTGCCCCAACAGAGGGGGATGTCTTGGGGAAACGAGCCCCCTGTCAGGTGATGGAACCGCTACGCGATACCAGTTTTTGGGGCGGTTTGTTACAACCGGGAGAACGCAGTTGTTTGTGGAAGTCATCGTTACCGGTGTTGGGGTTATATCCGAACGAGCAGACTGTATATTTTTGTTATGTTCACGTGGGGACAGAAATTGCTCGGGTGGACGTTCCGGCTTGGGTTGCAGAGGATTCTGACCAACTTGAAGCGGCCTTGAGCCTGATGTTAGGACAGGTGTACAAAGGATATGGCTACCCGGTGAGTTTGGCGGAAGCTCATAATCAGGCCGTGGTTCGGGGGGGCGATCGCCAACGGTTTTTTGCTCTCCTGGAACGGCAAATGATTGAGGCTGGGTTAACGAATGTTGGAACTTCCTATAAAGAAGCTCGTAAACGCCGCAGTATCGCTTAA
- a CDS encoding DNA-directed RNA polymerase subunit beta', with translation MLFYNRVVDKKQLRSLIAWSFSYHGTAKTAQIADHLKNLGFRYATRAGVSISIEDLQIPPSKPQLLATAQQEIDVTEARYTRGEITEVERFQKVIDTWSTTSEELKDDVVTNFKQSDPLNSVYMMAFSGARGNISQVRQLVGMRGLMANPQGEIIDLPIKTNFREGLTVTEYIISSYGARKGLVDTALRTADSGYLTRRLVDVSQDTIVREIDCGTQRSIPLQSMRSGERVSIPLETRLLGRVLAEDVRHPKTGDLIAVSVHNRHEGCDETIESRRNQVIGRELAEAIVAAGLEEVRVRSPLTCESARSVCQHCYGWSLAHAEPVDLGEAVGIIAAQSIGEPGTQLTMRTFHTGGVFTGEVARPAKAPFEGTARYGKDLTARPYRTRHGEEAYMVEQAGDLIIEPTGKGKRHTISLPQGSTLIIQDGDKVHADQFIAEVPIGSARTRKNTEKATKDVATDIGGEVKYAGLIPEEKKDRQGNTTIIAARGGLMWVLQGEVYNLPPGATPVVKNGQSVEAGDVLAVTETPSETGGIVRIPQSEEFPTPEETGESSLAAVPTIPKEVDIITASVRLDSAKVTTVTSQGRDHYIVSTQQGQEFTLTATPGTKVRNGQVVAELIDDTYKTHTGGILKYGDIEVAKRGKGSKAGYEITKGGTMIWIPEETHEINKDISLLEVEDGDFVEAGTEVVKDIYCQNSGIVEVVQKNDILREISIKAGDFHLLDLSSNDKLSVPEQSLVHPGQEIAPGLVAESLCFVESVTTPEGTGVLLRPVQEFQVPDTPSVPSQQPAEGQENAFPIALRPVQRMLPFKDGERIKSVEGQELIRTQLILDIGSDARHLEADIELVPDEEDDEAMRLQLVVIESLTVRRENTNVDPLFTSTTSSRLLVQDGDQIEPGAVVARTEIACRNPGMVRGIREGTEATRRVLIVSEEDRFTVDLGDASPQVKDGDLLVSGATLTDGVTLEESGQVVGIQDNQVIFRHARPYRVSPGAILHVDDGSLVQRGDNLVLLVFERAKTGDIIQGLPRIEELLEARKPKEACLLNRRPGTAQVIYEDDDSVEIRIVEDDGTVSEYRTLSGHNVLVVDGQRVGVAEPLTDGPSNPHEILECWFDYLAPSGTYEAALTGFSHVQTFLVNEVQSVYQSQGVDISDKHIEVIVRQMTSKVKIDDGGDTTMLPGELIELRQVEQVNEAMAITGAAPAQYTPMLLGITKASLNTDSFISAASFQETTRVLTEAAIEGKSDWLRGLKENVIIGRLIPAGTGFNAYEELNFSAPDADINEINSVVNGVDDESKIQDVVLDDRTARAYNLTGSVSDDSAILPDGDDGSTAILDDEDLDDGDEEDDFDPDGFDEEDEDFDPDSFDDDDSDDEDDPTA, from the coding sequence ATGCTCTTTTACAATCGAGTCGTCGATAAAAAACAACTACGTTCCCTGATTGCTTGGTCTTTTAGCTATCATGGAACCGCCAAAACTGCCCAAATTGCCGACCACCTCAAAAACTTGGGCTTCCGCTATGCCACCCGTGCTGGGGTGTCTATTAGTATCGAGGACTTGCAGATTCCCCCCAGTAAGCCCCAGTTGTTGGCCACTGCCCAACAGGAGATCGATGTCACTGAGGCCCGCTACACCCGAGGAGAAATCACTGAGGTGGAGCGTTTCCAGAAAGTCATTGACACCTGGAGTACCACCAGCGAAGAACTTAAGGACGATGTGGTCACGAACTTCAAACAAAGTGACCCTCTCAACTCCGTCTATATGATGGCCTTCTCTGGGGCACGGGGGAATATCTCCCAGGTCCGTCAGTTGGTGGGGATGCGGGGCTTGATGGCTAACCCGCAAGGGGAAATCATCGACTTGCCCATTAAAACCAACTTCCGGGAAGGTCTGACGGTCACGGAGTACATTATTTCCTCCTATGGTGCCCGTAAGGGTCTGGTGGATACCGCCCTACGGACTGCTGACTCAGGTTATCTTACCCGTCGTTTGGTAGATGTGTCCCAGGACACTATTGTCCGGGAAATCGACTGTGGAACTCAGCGCAGTATCCCCCTTCAGAGTATGCGTAGCGGGGAGCGGGTATCTATTCCTCTAGAAACTCGTTTGCTCGGTCGGGTTTTGGCTGAAGATGTGCGTCACCCGAAAACGGGGGACTTGATTGCCGTCTCCGTCCACAATCGCCATGAAGGCTGTGATGAAACCATCGAATCTCGGCGGAATCAGGTGATTGGTCGGGAATTGGCTGAAGCGATTGTTGCAGCGGGCTTAGAAGAAGTGCGGGTGCGATCGCCCCTAACCTGTGAATCGGCCCGTAGCGTCTGTCAACATTGCTACGGCTGGAGTTTGGCCCACGCTGAACCCGTTGACCTAGGTGAAGCGGTGGGAATTATCGCCGCCCAAAGTATTGGTGAACCGGGAACCCAGCTCACCATGCGGACTTTCCACACCGGTGGGGTCTTCACAGGGGAAGTGGCTCGGCCCGCCAAAGCCCCCTTTGAGGGAACCGCTCGTTACGGCAAAGACCTCACGGCTCGTCCCTACCGGACACGCCATGGGGAAGAAGCCTACATGGTGGAACAAGCCGGCGACCTGATTATTGAACCCACAGGGAAAGGGAAACGCCATACCATCTCCCTCCCCCAAGGCTCCACCCTCATCATCCAGGATGGGGACAAAGTCCATGCGGACCAATTTATCGCCGAAGTCCCCATTGGTAGCGCCCGCACCCGTAAGAACACGGAAAAAGCCACCAAAGACGTGGCCACGGATATCGGTGGAGAAGTCAAATATGCCGGTCTGATTCCCGAAGAGAAAAAAGACCGTCAAGGGAACACCACCATCATTGCTGCGCGCGGTGGCTTAATGTGGGTGTTGCAAGGGGAAGTGTACAACCTTCCCCCTGGTGCCACCCCCGTGGTGAAAAACGGCCAGTCCGTTGAAGCCGGCGATGTTCTAGCCGTCACCGAAACTCCGAGCGAAACCGGCGGAATTGTACGGATTCCCCAATCCGAGGAGTTCCCCACTCCCGAAGAGACGGGGGAATCCAGCCTGGCCGCGGTTCCCACTATTCCTAAAGAGGTGGATATTATTACCGCCTCCGTGCGTCTTGACAGCGCCAAAGTTACCACCGTCACCAGTCAAGGACGTGATCATTACATCGTCTCCACTCAACAGGGGCAAGAATTTACCCTCACCGCCACTCCAGGCACAAAAGTGCGGAATGGTCAAGTGGTGGCGGAACTGATTGACGATACTTACAAAACCCATACCGGGGGGATTCTCAAGTACGGAGATATCGAAGTTGCCAAACGGGGCAAGGGCAGTAAAGCCGGCTACGAGATCACCAAAGGGGGAACCATGATCTGGATTCCCGAGGAAACCCACGAAATCAATAAAGACATCTCCCTGCTAGAAGTGGAAGATGGTGATTTTGTTGAAGCGGGTACGGAAGTGGTCAAAGACATCTACTGTCAGAATAGTGGGATTGTGGAAGTCGTCCAGAAAAACGACATTCTGCGGGAAATTTCCATCAAAGCCGGGGACTTCCACCTACTCGATCTCAGCAGCAACGATAAACTGAGCGTTCCCGAACAAAGCCTCGTCCATCCCGGACAAGAAATTGCTCCTGGTTTAGTTGCTGAAAGCCTCTGTTTTGTGGAATCCGTCACCACCCCTGAAGGAACTGGGGTGCTACTGCGTCCCGTGCAAGAGTTCCAGGTTCCTGATACTCCCTCGGTTCCCAGTCAGCAACCGGCAGAAGGTCAGGAAAACGCCTTCCCCATCGCCCTGCGCCCCGTTCAGCGGATGCTGCCCTTTAAGGATGGGGAACGGATTAAATCCGTGGAAGGCCAAGAACTCATCCGCACCCAGTTGATTCTCGATATTGGTAGCGATGCTCGTCATCTGGAAGCGGATATCGAACTGGTCCCCGATGAGGAGGATGATGAAGCCATGCGTCTGCAATTGGTGGTCATCGAGTCTCTCACCGTGCGCCGGGAAAATACCAACGTTGACCCCCTCTTTACTAGCACCACCAGCAGCCGGTTATTGGTTCAAGACGGCGACCAAATTGAGCCAGGTGCGGTTGTCGCACGTACGGAAATCGCCTGTCGCAATCCGGGCATGGTGCGGGGGATTCGTGAGGGGACTGAAGCCACTCGTCGGGTTCTGATTGTCAGTGAAGAGGACCGCTTTACGGTGGACTTGGGGGATGCTTCACCTCAGGTTAAGGACGGAGATCTCCTGGTGAGTGGTGCGACCCTTACCGATGGCGTCACCCTAGAAGAATCGGGACAAGTGGTGGGCATCCAGGACAATCAAGTGATTTTCCGCCATGCTCGTCCCTACCGTGTCTCTCCGGGTGCGATTCTCCATGTGGATGATGGTAGCTTGGTGCAACGGGGGGATAACCTGGTGCTCCTGGTGTTTGAACGGGCGAAAACTGGAGATATTATTCAGGGCCTACCCCGGATTGAAGAACTCCTGGAAGCCCGCAAACCCAAGGAAGCCTGCCTCCTGAACCGTCGTCCAGGAACCGCTCAGGTGATTTATGAGGATGATGACTCAGTCGAGATTCGCATCGTTGAAGATGATGGCACCGTCTCTGAATACCGTACCCTCTCAGGCCATAATGTCTTGGTGGTAGATGGTCAACGGGTGGGGGTGGCTGAACCCCTAACCGATGGTCCTTCTAACCCCCATGAAATTCTCGAATGCTGGTTTGACTATCTAGCTCCCTCGGGAACCTATGAAGCGGCGTTGACAGGCTTTAGTCATGTACAAACCTTCTTGGTGAATGAGGTGCAGTCGGTGTATCAATCCCAAGGGGTGGATATTTCTGACAAACATATTGAAGTGATTGTGCGTCAGATGACCTCGAAGGTGAAAATCGACGATGGCGGCGACACGACGATGTTGCCCGGTGAGTTGATTGAACTGCGTCAGGTGGAACAGGTGAATGAAGCCATGGCCATCACGGGCGCGGCTCCGGCCCAATATACACCGATGCTGTTGGGGATTACGAAGGCCTCCCTCAATACGGATAGTTTCATTAGTGCGGCGAGTTTCCAAGAAACCACTCGTGTTCTTACGGAAGCGGCTATTGAGGGTAAGTCAGATTGGTTGCGCGGCTTGAAGGAAAACGTCATTATTGGTCGTTTGATTCCTGCCGGAACTGGGTTCAATGCCTATGAAGAGTTAAATTTCTCAGCTCCCGATGCGGATATCAATGAGATTAACTCGGTGGTCAATGGTGTGGACGATGAGAGTAAGATTCAAGATGTGGTCTTGGACGATCGCACGGCCCGCGCCTACAACCTCACGGGAAGTGTCAGTGATGACTCGGCCATCTTACCGGATGGGGATGATGGTTCTACGGCGATTCTCGATGATGAGGATCTCGATGATGGTGATGAGGAGGATGACTTCGATCCCGATGGGTTTGATGAGGAGGATGAGGACTTTGATCCGGATTCCTTTGATGACGATGATAGTGATGACGAGGATGATCCCACGGCGTAA